In Blautia wexlerae DSM 19850, a single window of DNA contains:
- a CDS encoding ParB/RepB/Spo0J family partition protein, with protein MKGRSASKIKLTSYDELLGGGEETNDIQQVALEHLHSFENHPFQVNDDEAMTELVESVKEEGILTALLVRPLGDGEYEIIAGHRRRHAAQLAGLKEVPVIIRNMDQDTAVRAMVDSNLQRPNILPSEKAFASSMCFSVLTVNIN; from the coding sequence ATGAAAGGTAGAAGTGCATCGAAGATAAAACTGACATCTTATGATGAATTACTTGGTGGAGGAGAAGAAACGAACGATATCCAACAGGTTGCACTTGAGCATTTACATTCTTTCGAGAACCATCCATTTCAAGTAAATGATGATGAGGCAATGACGGAACTGGTGGAAAGTGTCAAAGAAGAGGGAATCCTTACAGCTTTACTGGTACGACCACTGGGTGATGGTGAATATGAAATCATCGCCGGTCACAGAAGGAGACATGCGGCACAACTTGCCGGTCTTAAAGAGGTTCCGGTTATTATCAGAAATATGGATCAGGATACAGCTGTTCGGGCAATGGTAGACAGCAATCTGCAGAGACCTAATATACTCCCAAGTGAAAAGGCATTTGCATCCAGTATGTGTTTTTCAGTCTTGACAGTGAATATAAATTAA
- a CDS encoding helix-turn-helix domain-containing protein, whose translation MSIVQEKMYMDVDDVCAILGVSKAYAYNLMREYNKELKAKRKSSGCILADDTGGAFG comes from the coding sequence ATGAGTATAGTGCAGGAAAAAATGTATATGGATGTGGATGATGTGTGTGCAATTCTTGGTGTTTCTAAAGCGTATGCCTACAATTTGATGCGAGAGTACAACAAGGAGTTGAAAGCAAAAAGGAAAAGTAGCGGCTGCATATTGGCAGATGACACAGGAGGTGCTTTTGGATGA